The following proteins come from a genomic window of Sulfitobacter indolifex:
- the rplC gene encoding 50S ribosomal protein L3 — MLRSGVIAKKVGMTRLFMEDGKQIPVTVLQLDKLQVVAQRTADRDGYTAVQLGAGSAKAKRTSQAMRGHFAAAKVEPKRKVAEFRVDAEAMLEVGEEIIADHYFAGQYVDVAGTSIGKGFAGAMKRHNFGGLRATHGVSISHRSHGSTGQCQDPGKVFKGKKMAGHMGAARVTTQNLEVVKTDSARGLIMVKGAVPGSKGGWVTVKDAVKKPFPEDAILPAALKSAAEEAAKAAEEAAAAAAAEAEAEAKRLAEEQAAQEAEALKAAEAEIAAEGSDADNSDADADKKEGDA; from the coding sequence ATGTTGCGCTCAGGCGTTATTGCAAAAAAAGTCGGCATGACCCGGCTGTTCATGGAAGACGGCAAGCAGATTCCTGTGACCGTTCTCCAGTTGGACAAGCTTCAGGTTGTCGCACAGCGCACCGCAGACCGTGACGGCTACACTGCCGTTCAGCTCGGTGCAGGTTCGGCGAAAGCCAAACGTACAAGCCAAGCCATGCGTGGCCACTTCGCAGCAGCGAAAGTGGAACCAAAGCGCAAGGTTGCTGAATTCCGCGTCGACGCGGAAGCGATGCTGGAAGTCGGTGAGGAAATCATCGCGGACCATTACTTCGCAGGTCAGTACGTTGACGTTGCAGGCACTTCGATCGGTAAAGGTTTTGCCGGTGCGATGAAGCGTCACAACTTTGGCGGTCTGCGGGCGACACACGGTGTTTCCATCAGCCACCGTTCGCACGGCTCCACAGGCCAGTGTCAGGATCCCGGCAAGGTTTTCAAAGGTAAGAAAATGGCCGGTCACATGGGCGCTGCCCGTGTCACCACGCAGAACCTCGAAGTCGTTAAGACTGACAGCGCGCGTGGCCTGATCATGGTTAAAGGCGCCGTTCCTGGCTCCAAAGGTGGCTGGGTCACGGTCAAGGATGCGGTCAAAAAGCCGTTCCCCGAAGACGCGATTCTGCCCGCCGCTCTGAAATCCGCCGCTGAAGAAGCCGCAAAAGCCGCCGAAGAGGCAGCCGCCGCAGCCGCAGCAGAGGCAGAAGCCGAAGCCAAGCGTTTGGCCGAAGAGCAAGCCGCACAGGAAGCCGAAGCGCTGAAAGCCGCTGAAGCTGAAATCGCAGCTGAAGGTTCGGATGCCGACAATTCCGATGCCGACGCTGACAAGAAGGAAGGTGACGCATGA
- a CDS encoding DUF1801 domain-containing protein: protein MTQPTPPFQNDAVKNTFAGFSETVRPGLLELRRLIFDVAETENVGRIEETLKWGQPAYLTPESKSGTTLRLGVPKAGGYALFVHCQTTIIPDARAVFADAFTYDGNRAVLFNAQSEIAIAPLALLIAQALTYHRRNKKGPR, encoded by the coding sequence ATGACCCAACCCACCCCGCCCTTTCAAAACGACGCCGTAAAGAACACGTTCGCCGGTTTTTCAGAAACTGTGCGCCCGGGCCTTTTGGAACTGCGGCGGCTCATCTTCGATGTGGCGGAAACTGAAAATGTAGGCCGCATCGAAGAAACCCTGAAATGGGGACAGCCCGCCTATCTTACACCCGAAAGCAAATCCGGCACGACGCTGCGGCTGGGGGTGCCAAAGGCGGGCGGATACGCGTTATTCGTGCACTGCCAGACGACCATAATTCCGGACGCCCGTGCGGTTTTCGCGGATGCCTTTACCTATGACGGCAACCGCGCTGTTCTTTTTAACGCACAGTCCGAAATCGCGATAGCACCGCTGGCGCTTTTGATCGCGCAGGCCCTAACCTACCACCGCCGCAACAAAAAAGGCCCCCGCTAA
- the rplD gene encoding 50S ribosomal protein L4, whose protein sequence is MKLDVIKLDGGNAGSVDLDEALFGLEPRADILHRVVRWQRNNAQQGTHKVKTRSETSYSTKKIYRQKGTGGARHGDRNAPIFRKGGIYKGPTPRSHGHELTKKFRKLGLRHALSAKAKAGSLVIIDEATSEGKTAALAKQVSNLGWKRTLVIDGASVNENFAQAARNIEGLDILPSMGANVYDILKRDTLVITKAGIEALEARLK, encoded by the coding sequence ATGAAACTCGATGTCATCAAACTCGACGGTGGCAACGCTGGGTCCGTAGACCTGGACGAAGCACTGTTCGGCCTTGAGCCGCGTGCCGACATCCTGCACCGCGTCGTACGCTGGCAGCGTAACAACGCGCAGCAGGGTACGCACAAGGTCAAGACACGGTCCGAGACCAGCTACTCGACAAAGAAGATCTATCGCCAAAAAGGCACCGGCGGCGCACGCCACGGTGACCGGAACGCGCCGATCTTCCGTAAGGGTGGTATTTACAAGGGTCCAACCCCGCGTAGCCACGGCCACGAGCTGACCAAAAAGTTCCGCAAGCTGGGTCTGCGCCACGCGCTGTCCGCCAAAGCAAAAGCCGGTTCCTTGGTCATCATCGACGAAGCAACGTCCGAAGGCAAAACAGCCGCACTGGCCAAGCAGGTGTCGAACCTGGGTTGGAAGCGCACGCTGGTCATCGATGGCGCTTCGGTCAACGAGAACTTCGCACAGGCTGCACGCAACATCGAAGGTTTGGATATCCTGCCGTCGATGGGCGCAAACGTCTATGACATCCTCAAGCGTGACACTCTGGTGATCACCAAAGCGGGGATCGAAGCATTGGAGGCACGCCTGAAATGA
- a CDS encoding 50S ribosomal protein L23, with amino-acid sequence MSAKHEHYDVIRKPIITEKATMASEQNAVVFEVAIESNKPMIKEAVEALFNVKVKAVNTSITKGKVKRFRGQMGRRKDVKKAYVTLEEGNTIDVSTGL; translated from the coding sequence ATGAGCGCCAAGCATGAACACTACGACGTGATCCGCAAGCCGATCATCACCGAGAAAGCAACCATGGCGTCCGAACAGAACGCTGTCGTTTTCGAAGTGGCGATTGAAAGCAACAAGCCAATGATCAAAGAGGCCGTTGAGGCGCTCTTTAACGTCAAGGTGAAGGCCGTGAACACGTCCATCACCAAAGGCAAGGTCAAGCGTTTCCGGGGCCAGATGGGCCGCCGTAAAGACGTGAAAAAGGCTTATGTGACGCTCGAAGAGGGCAACACAATCGACGTCTCCACCGGGCTGTAA